In Oryza sativa Japonica Group chromosome 8, ASM3414082v1, the sequence ATCTGCGAGCTCGTCGCTCAGGATCCTGGGTATTCTCGCGATTCCCCTCTTGCATAGTGCCTCTTGACTAGGTTTTCATCTCTAGATTTCTAGTTATCCCGTTTAGCATTGCAAGTTTGCTAGTTGAGGTTTTGGTTATCTAATCCCTAGTATGcaatagtagtttttttttcctttcccatTGATATTTTAGTGTAAAGATGGATTTGTACTGAAGGAGCTATCAATCATTCATTGCCAGTTGGCCTCAATATTTCCTTTAGACAAGTTATGGCTCATGGTTTGCCATATGGAAAGGGTGCTTTTATGTCCTTGAATGGCCTATTTATGTTTATCAACCTGTTACTGTCACCAGGAAAGCGAAGGATGTGATCAAGCCGATAAAGAAGTATTTAGGTAGCAGGAGCAAGAACACTCAACTTTATGCTGTTATGGTAAGTTATATTTTGGGGAAGAAGCTTCCTTTATGCTCTGGCTCCCAGATTAGATTAGTTCACAGAGACATTCTCGTTAAAAACTTGTAAGAGATTAGATATGCCCCGTTTATGCACCAACCTACGCTTTCTGTTCCTAATACTCTGTTGCAAATCACCCTCCAATCCTTGCTTTTCTTTATAAGGGATCATAGAAGTAGTTAAAGATGTTTGCTTGGCTATGGAGTTAATTCTGCGTTTTATGCATCACACCTACATTTTTGATCTCTTAGTCTTAGGTCATATTTGGTATGTTGGTACAAACTATTATCATCCTTGTATCACTACAATTAATAACCTGTCTTCCATAGGGAAGCTTATTGAAGTCGTAATTGTGTGGATATCTATATCTTTTTTGTTACCATACCTTTAATCTTGATTTATTGTGCTATTTGTTGTAGCTGTTAGAAATGCTCATGAATAACTGCGGAGAACCTATCCACAAGCAGGTCATTGATAACGGTCTTCTCCCGATACTTGTGAAGATTGTGAAGAAAAAGGTGATttgttctcttttctttttccctggaAGTTGGAGGAAGGTTGTTGAGATGTTGACTTAACATACTATCTGTATTTCAGACAGAATTACCAGTTCGTgaaaaaatatttcttttgcTGGATGCGACCCAAACATCCCTTGGTGGAGTTAAAGGGAAATTCCCTCAGTACTATGGGGCATATTATGAGTTGGTGGTATGTatcatattttaatattttatcttCATTAAATGCTGTGTTGAAAATTTGGACAGCACTAAGTGAATCTGTATAGTCTATGGTTTttctttaatatattttttgtcaCAAAAAAGACCTCCATGTGCTCTTCTTAATCAATTGATCATTCCTGAGAATCGTGAGGTCTTGTGTACTGGTATTTATTGATCGCCGCATGATTTATGATTTGACCACCTCCACAACACTGATAGGTTTATCAATTCTTGACATATTGCTATAATGTTATCTTAAAACAGGAAATATCTATCTTTTTGTATACATCTGAAGTGATTTATTGTCTTCTCTTTCGTAGTCTGCTGGCGTTCAGTTTTCGAATCGCCCAAATGTTGTTGTTACACAAGCACAAGCTCCAGTCCCGGTCCCAGAACCAACAATCGAACCAAATAATAACAGTTTATCTAGGAGATTGGACGAAGGACAGAAGGAAGTGCATGCGCAGCCTGTTTCCGAGTCAAGGTATTTTCTGGTTTCTACTTTAATTATGATATCATGTTGTATGTATATGAAGCTTGCACTTTTGTTGTTCCAATCTCACAGTACTTACAATACTTGATCAAAATTTCCATGTTTTAGCAATTGAAATCGATTTTTCCTAGAGTAAGTTCTTTTCTACTGAATAGTGAAACTGATAGTTGCATTAAAATACTTTCATCAAATGTTCCATGGCCAGAGAAAATTGTTCCTAGAACATCCAGCATAATTATTCAACTCTTTACTCACAGCTGATGATGAACTGACAGCTGCGGCCCATGACTTGTTCTAATCGTCTCAATGTCATTTGAGCAACAATGCCACAAGTTTACTGTGTACAAACATTGATGCTTTTGACATAACACTGTGGGTAATCAAATGGTATACTCTGGTTTTAATATGTAAGACTCACATGTTGGTTTCTAGAATTGATGCGGCATTTTAGATTGAAATGTGTGCGTTTATAGCACTTATTAAttgctattatttttttctgtgtGCATCTTTGGTTGCTATGAACTATCCTTGTTGATGTACCATGGTAGGAGCAAATAGCATGGTGCTGATAGAAGAAATCGATGGTTCTCAAATGGAATATCCAGGATCTAAACACTTCTTTCTGCATGATAGTATTCCACATTTAGTAAATTAGTAGCATGCCTTATCCATAGGGTGTTATGTCTAGCATATATGCATTTTCTGTTGTTTATTAACACTATTAGAGAATATAATAGTTTGATGGTGTCACGATTGTGATGATTATTACCTCTTTGTGTTAACCATTCAACTGCCTTTTGGCTTTTCAATCGTTTTTACAGTGTACTTTGGTTTATATTGCAGTATAATTCGGAAAGCTTCTAGTGTCATGGAAGTTCTAAAGGACGTGCTTGATTCGATGGATCCTAGACACCCTGAGGTATAGATATGGTGGATTGTATCCTCATTTGCGTGATCAatagtttctttttcatttcTTGATTGTTGTTTATAGATTTACCTTTTTGCTTTCGTATGCCTCCTCCGGGGAAAATAACTTAAGAGGCAATTTATTTTTCTCAAGCACCGTGAACTCTTACATGGTTATATCTGCAACTGTATTTTGTAGGGAGCAACTGATGAGTTTGTGTTGGATCTTGTGGAGCAATGCACATTTCAAAAACAGCGAATAATGCATCTAGTTATGACATCAAGGTAAGTGTCCACTGTTTGGTGCTCTTCAATATCTTTTGACATTGCTCCTTCAGTCCGTGATATGTTTATAAGCAGCTATTTTTACATTGACATATGAGTTGCTATCCTTTGTTGCTAGGGATGAAGTGGTGGTATCACAAGCAATAGAACTGAACGAAGAGCTTCACAAGGTCCTTGTACGGCATGATGCGTTGCTTTCAGTTCAGCCAACTACAACAGTAGCTTCTACTctcaaggaggaagaggaagaagatgccgAAAGCCTTTACCGGAGGTATGTGTATTCGTTCTTTATTTCTTCAGTGGTGGAAGGTGGCCAATTACTAAATTTTCCTCACCAACACAGGCTTCGAAAGGGAAAAGCATTATCGGAAGATTATACAGATGACTCCATACCATCATTTCGATCTATACCTGAAGACAAGATGCGCCGCCCACTCACCATTGAGCCATCCAACACTGATAAGAAACTGGGGGCACTGAATATTCGCTCGCCATATCCTGAAGCGAGGCCTGACGTGCTGATTCCACCACCGCCTGCCAAGCACGCCGAGAGGGAGAGGTTCTTTCGGGAGAAGAGCATGGATGCCAACTTGCTGGGCCATCTTAGGGGCTTATCATTGCACAGCCGGGACGGCAGTAGCTCGTGTAGCGGCAGCACAGATTATGGAGACTGAGGTGTAGGTATATGCGGTACATAAAGGATTATTTTTTGTTCTTCAGGATGATATTCTGCTTGCCCGGCAATTGATGTTGAGAGAGGCAGCCTCAGCctcatcgtcgtcatcttctCGCTGACCATTGTACACTTGGTTTTCTAATTCTTTTATAATTCTTCCCCCTTCCGCTTACCTGACATTATCGGAAAGTTGAACAATGCTGTGTTGTGAGCTTTCAGTTCTATAGAGATGCTTGTGTGGCAAGCTGTGTGAGTGACCATCTGCATTGGTTTTACTCTACTTTCATCTCCTTTTGGCTTTCTGATGTGTAGTAGTGGAGTAGTGCTGTGGGTTTTGCTTGTGTCAGAAGCGTGCCATTCAGCTTTTAGCCAGCAGATAATGGATCAGTTGAGCCCCATGATCATGGTGGTGTTGTGGGTCACTCTTCTCAATAGCATTGTAAAAGATTATGCCCATGACTATGAGACACCTTTCTGGCAAGACCAAAGATCCACTAGTATCCTGGAGTAAGTATCTTTGAGACAATCTTGAATGGTTAGGCTGGCTTGCCAAAGTATTTGACTCTACCTGCTAGTGGAGTAGAGATCTGGCAGATTACTGGTATTATTTTATGTTCAAGTGGGTATGCATTCTTTGGAAggcatacatttttttattttctagttacATGGGGTAGCATATAGGAGCAAAGATTTGTGTTGAACTGTTTGTAGAATTTGTGTAGCAAGGGAAATGACCAATTGGACAATAGGAAAACGATCATCAATCATGACTATCACTGTTCATTACATCTAAAGCTATTCTTATCAAAGCGACAGGTTTTACATGATGTCAAGCATGTGAACGTTTGAATTGAGCAAATCCCTGTGTAAATTCCTTGTGAATTCTTGTGTAAAATTCTGATTCCTATCAAAACATAAACACATAGAAAAGCATGGCTCCGAATAATTTTATTTACATACACAGGAAACTAAAATTTTCTAGGTATTTATCTCTTgttatactactccctccgtctcatttttaactgcaaccataagtttctgcgcctaactttgatcgttcgtcttatttgattttttttataattagcatttttattattatgagataataaaacatgaataat encodes:
- the LOC4344467 gene encoding TOM1-like protein 5 yields the protein MASEMVKAATSEKLKEMDWAKNIEICELVAQDPGKAKDVIKPIKKYLGSRSKNTQLYAVMLLEMLMNNCGEPIHKQVIDNGLLPILVKIVKKKTELPVREKIFLLLDATQTSLGGVKGKFPQYYGAYYELVSAGVQFSNRPNVVVTQAQAPVPVPEPTIEPNNNSLSRRLDEGQKEVHAQPVSESSIIRKASSVMEVLKDVLDSMDPRHPEGATDEFVLDLVEQCTFQKQRIMHLVMTSRDEVVVSQAIELNEELHKVLVRHDALLSVQPTTTVASTLKEEEEEDAESLYRRLRKGKALSEDYTDDSIPSFRSIPEDKMRRPLTIEPSNTDKKLGALNIRSPYPEARPDVLIPPPPAKHAERERFFREKSMDANLLGHLRGLSLHSRDGSSSCSGSTDYGD